A single Phragmites australis chromosome 4, lpPhrAust1.1, whole genome shotgun sequence DNA region contains:
- the LOC133915966 gene encoding uncharacterized protein LOC133915966: MASSLAARRLLARAAAARRALPFASPQPPVPAVTARRFSAGASPPPPPPPKPVAEPPKSEGEGASSTTGARGDHRSSPGAAAGARRQGGAGYEEEQEKVLRASLLHVPRMGWSESAMIAGARDVGVSPAIVGAFPRKEAALVEFFMDNCLQQLMDHIDAGEGEQLKNLILSERLSKLVRMRLEMQAPYISKWPQALSIQSQPANVSTSLKQRAILVDEIWHAAGDAGSDIDWYVKRTVLGGIYSTSEVYMLTDNSPEFRDTWTFVNRRIKDALDLQKTFQEAAYLAEAVGAGMGGSVQGVLNRIFQKGRA; this comes from the exons ATGGCCTCCTCCCTCGCCGCTCGCCGCCTCCttgcccgcgccgccgccgcgcgccgcgcccTACCCTTCGCCTCCCCGCAACCCCCTGTCCCCGCGGTGACTGCCCGCCGTTTCTCCGCGGGCGCCTCGcccccaccgccaccgccgccgaagCCCGTCGCCGAGCCACCCAAGTCGGAGGGCGAGGGTGCCTCCTCTACCACTGGTGCAAGAGGGGACCATCGCTCTTCTCCGGGAGCCGCGGCGGGGGCGCGCCGCCAGGGGGGTGCCGGctacgaggaggagcaggagaagGTCCTCCGCGCGTCGCTACTCCACGTG CCGCGGATGGGGTGGAGCGAGTCTGCCATGATCGCGGGGGCGAGGGACGTCGGCGTCTCGCCGGCCATCGTCGGCGCGTTCCCAAGGAAGGAGGCTGCCCTCGTTGAG TTTTTCATGGATAACTGCCTTCAACAACTGATGGATCACATTGATGCTGGAGAGGGAGAGCAGTTGAAGAACTTGATACTGAGTGAGAGGCTCTCGAAACTTGTCCGGATGAGGCTGGAAATGCAGGCACCATATATATCAAAGTGGCCTCAGGCACTGAGTATCCAG TCTCAACCAGCAAACGTCTCAACAAGCTTAAAGCAGCGAGCTATCCTGGTTGACGAGAtttggcatgctgctggagatGCTGGATCTGATATTGATTGGTATGTGAAACGTACTGTTCTTGGTGGTATCTACTCAACATCGGAGGTGTATATGTTGACAGACAATTCTCCAG AGTTTCGTGATACATGGACATTTGTGAACCGCCGTATCAAGGATGCTCTTGATCTTCAGAAAACGTTTCAAGAG GCCGCATATCTAGCTGAAGCCGTGGGAGCAGGCATGGGTGGCTCCGTGCAGGGTGTCCTGAATAGAATTTTTCAGAAAGGACGGGCATGA